A portion of the Juglans microcarpa x Juglans regia isolate MS1-56 chromosome 1D, Jm3101_v1.0, whole genome shotgun sequence genome contains these proteins:
- the LOC121258207 gene encoding subtilisin-like protease SBT1.5 has protein sequence MAPSLTLFLLFLLSPISTSSASSSSFPNDQKKTTYIVEVQPDAKPSIFPTHELWYESSLSALRKTRTEPPAQTNSRLIHTYSNIFHGFSAKLSPSEAKTLESLPHVISLIPEQVRHVQTTRSPQFLGLKTTDSAGLLKESDFGSDLVIGVIDTGIWPERKSFDDRDLGPVPSKWKGRCVAARDFPSSSCNRKLIGAKYFCSGYESTNGKMNETNEFRSPRDSDGHGTHTASIAAGRYVFPASTLGYARGVAAGMAPKARLAAYKVCWNSGCYDSDILAAFDTAVADGVDVISLSVGGVVVPYYLDAIAIAAFRASDSGVFVSASAGNGGPGALSVTNIAPWVTTVGAGTIDRDFPADVKLGNGKIIPGVSVYGGPALTPGQMYPLVYGGNTEGGAVDGYSSSLCLEGSLDPNFVKGKIVLCDRGINSRAAKGEVVRKAAGVGMILANGVFDGEGLVADCHVLPATAVGASSGDEIRKYISAASKSTPVATILFKGTRLGVRPAPVVASFSARGPNPVTPEILKPDVIAPGLNILAAWPDRIGPTGIPSDKRRTEFNILSGTSMACPHVSGLAALLKAAHPEWSPAAIRSALMTTAYTVDNRGGGNMLDESTGNVSTVLDFGAGHVHPQKAMDPGLVYDISSYDYVDFLCNSNYTTQNIQMITRKTADCSGAKRAGHVGNLNYPSLTAVFQQYGKRKMSTHFIRTVTNVGDPNSVYQVTAEPPSGMVVTVRPEKLVFRRLGQRLNFLVRVQTRAIKLSPGSSRMRTGSIVWSDGKHSVTSPLVVTMQQPL, from the coding sequence ATGGCTCCCTCTCTCACCCTCTTCCTACTCTTTCTTCTCTCACCCATCTCCACCTCCTCcgcatcttcttcctcttttcccaATGACCAGAAGAAGACTACTTACATAGTCGAAGTCCAACCCGATGCCAAGCCTTCCATTTTCCCTACCCACGAGCTCTGGTACGAGTCTTCACTCTCTGCATTAAGGAAAACGAGGACGGAACCACCAGCACAAACCAACAGCCGTCTCATCCACACATACTCCAACATATTCCATGGCTTCTCTGCCAAGTTGTCCCCCTCCGAAGCCAAAACTCTTGAGTCCCTCCCGCACGTTATTTCCCTCATCCCCGAGCAAGTCCGCCATGTGCAAACGACGCGCTCCCCCCAGTTCTTGGGCCTCAAGACCACCGACAGTGCTGGTCTCCTCAAAGAATCGGACTTTGGGTCCGACCTCGTCATTGGAGTAATCGATACCGGCATCTGGCCCGAGCGTAAGAGCTTCGATGACCGAGATCTTGGCCCTGTACCCTCCAAGTGGAAAGGCCGATGCGTCGCCGCCAGGGACTTCCCTTCCTCCTCCTGCAACCGCAAGCTCATAGGCGCTAAATACTTCTGCTCTGGCTACGAGTCCACCAATGGCAAGATGAACGAGACCAACGAGTTTCGCTCCCCCAGGGACTCGGACGGCCACGGCACCCATACCGCCTCCATTGCTGCCGGCCGCTACGTCTTCCCGGCCTCTACCCTTGGTTACGCGCGCGGAGTTGCCGCCGGCATGGCTCCCAAAGCTCGCCTGGCCGCCTACAAGGTCTGCTGGAATTCGGGCTGCTACGACTCCGACATCCTCGCAGCATTTGACACCGCAGTGGCTGACGGAGTCGACGTCATCTCCCTGAGCGTAGGCGGCGTCGTCGTTCCATATTACCTCGACGCCATCGCCATTGCCGCTTTCAGAGCCTCCGATTCCGGGGTCTTCGTCTCCGCCTCAGCTGGTAACGGCGGTCCGGGCGCGCTCTCTGTCACGAATATTGCTCCCTGGGTGACTACGGTAGGTGCCGGCACCATTGACAGGGATTTTCCCGCCGATGTCAAGCTGGGGAATGGAAAAATCATACCTGGTGTAAGTGTTTACGGCGGACCGGCTTTAACTCCGGGTCAGATGTACCCATTAGTATACGGTGGGAACACTGAGGGCGGTGCTGTTGATGGGTATTCGTCCTCGCTATGTTTAGAAGGTTCTCTGGACCCCAATTTCGTGAAAGGCAAGATCGTGTTGTGCGATAGAGGCATCAACTCGAGAGCTGCCAAAGGTGAGGTTGTGAGGAAAGCTGCAGGGGTTGGAATGATCTTAGCTAATGGGGTTTTTGATGGCGAAGGATTGGTGGCCGATTGCCACGTGTTGCCCGCCACAGCTGTAGGCGCATCGTCCGGTGACGAGATCAGGAAATATATCTCTGCAGCTTCGAAGTCGACACCGGTGGCTACCATTCTCTTCAAGGGGACAAGGCTCGGAGTGAGGCCTGCTCCGGTGGTGGCATCGTTTTCGGCTCGTGGTCCTAATCCGGTGACTCCGGAAATATTGAAGCCCGATGTGATTGCGCCCGGATTAAACATTCTCGCAGCTTGGCCCGACAGAATCGGGCCGACCGGCATACCTTCGGATAAGCGTAGAACCGAGTTCAATATACTGTCTGGCACATCAATGGCTTGTCCTCATGTTTCCGGTTTGGCTGCATTGTTGAAAGCAGCGCACCCCGAATGGAGTCCAGCGGCCATAAGGTCTGCACTAATGACAACCGCTTATACTGTGGATAATAGGGGTGGAGGAAACATGTTGGACGAGTCCACTGGAAATGTTTCGACAGTATTAGATTTCGGGGCTGGCCATGTCCACCCCCAGAAGGCTATGGATCCTGGTCTCGTCTACGATATTAGTTCCTATGATTATGTGGATTTCCTATGCAATTCCAATTATACTACTCAGAACATCCAAATGATTACTAGGAAGACTGCGGATTGCAGCGGGGCAAAACGGGCTGGCCATGTTGGAAATTTGAATTACCCCTCGTTGACTGCAGTGTTTCAACAATATGGAAAGCGTAAGATGTCTACGCATTTTATTCGAACGGTGACCAATGTTGGGGACCCGAATTCTGTCTACCAAGTTACGGCTGAGCCGCCGAGTGGAATGGTGGTGACGGTTAGGCCGGAGAAGCTGGTGTTTAGGAGGTTGGGTCAGAGGCTGAACTTCCTTGTGAGGGTGCAAACCAGGGCAATTAAGCTCTCCCCTGGTAGCTCTAGAATGCGGACTGGCTCTATCGTATGGTCTGATGGGAAGCACAGTGTCACTAGCCCCTTGGTTGTGACCATGCAGCAACCTCTCTAG